The proteins below come from a single Tribolium castaneum strain GA2 chromosome 9, icTriCast1.1, whole genome shotgun sequence genomic window:
- the nej gene encoding CREB-binding protein isoform X4 — MADHLVDGPPNAKRQKLDPFQGPSDSSAYYGPAMGGGGHEHDQHQWNMSHNQNVLSNMDMFDLENDLPDELITPTSWPISDNMGNSKPPPHGPGPGTGMQNGIDSGDNSNNLRQLQLNMLQSNKGLISNALAMAGGQLGNKSPNLQSPPNVSVAKGNVVDQMNLGSLASSISNSGGLQSMANNGTSPQIMSSIQGMNNSAGGNMIMTNSSMSTMAGMAGGGLVVSSTVNKPLANATNMLAPGQPHHPGNHTVPQQPMQNGPMLGRVTMQHLNARAPGPHGVHPLGTRMQAPGMMQLGGAVGQGMPGNTPYSYPNAGPQGVATPQPHANKLGLPQTRFGGPGGPVGPAGGGEGGMAPTQLPAPSPAQPQSGAPSGTQPGPQTATQNQGAGPPPSSTADPEKRKLIQQQLVLLLHAHKCQRREAQANGEVWQCNLPHCKTMKNVLNHMTTCNAGKSCSVAHCSSSRQIISHWKHCTKMDCPVCLPLKQADKNRNNNPNATTNPPQSTQSINPSDMRRAYDALGMQCPTTGAGTAPTGLIPNAGPQRPCIRLPIAGGPNMAAGLGVRGMAPGAVQPAPNVSLPLGSDSAQNTNQGVSQVAANLQQSISIFGLSNDGTGQGLIAPGGLQAGQVTASPVQGTKEWHQSVTPDLRNHLVHKLVQAIFPTPDPQAMLDKRMHNLVAYARKVEGDMYEMANSRSEYYHLLAEKIYKIQKELEEKRQKRKELQLQQQHTQPPQIRPNLQGAVPGVVTRPPGVPGGLPQGQQPGLRSGSPALGNMATLNQAGGRLFPVQQNQNQSNVVGLPGPSPTASNPGLSPFGQPMSQNSNASTSAGNQFGTSNGPVSLPQASPASSTQNQFNDLMKNRLAPSPSAFGLQSQIQNQNQVNNNLNATRITPNSETVMTPHAAGPKSVSSSRGPSPAPATPVQSSPATAASLGKGMSSAERAAQNAPRQSSMSSQMAAITAAHDRDEESPSPPPNSIKGKLEQMKEENSMDVKHIKQEVEEEPGQSEGGKNIKNEMQMDIKSEMKTEPMDDCEGKIKEEVSDGSLDVRPSTSDGALVPMACNVDKKPKKCFFKFDELRQKLMPTLEKLYRQDPESLPFRQPVDPQTLGIPDYFDIVKRPMDLSTIKKKLDIGQYTDPWEYVDDVWLMFDNAWLYNRKTSRVYRYCTKLSEVFEMEIDPVMQSMGYCCGRKYTFNPQVLCCYGKQLCTIPRDAKYYSYQNSLKAYGLGSDRYTFCQKCFNDIQGDTVTLGDDPTQAQTAIKKDQFKEMKNDHLEMEAFVHCTDCGRKLHQICVLYNENIWTQGFTCDECLKKKGQKRRDNKFNAKRLPVTKLGVYIETRVNNFLKKKEAGAGEVSIRVVSSSEKTVEVKPGMRGKFVETGELASEFPYRAKALFAFEEIDGVDVCFFGMHVQEYGSECPPPNTRRVYIAYLDSVHFFKPRQFRTAVYHEILLGYMDYVKQLGYTMAHIWACPPSEGDDYIFHCHPVEQKIPKPKRLQDWYKKMLDKGIIERIVLDYKDILKQAMEDNLRSAADLPYFEGDFWPNVLEESIKELDQEKEEKRKQAEAAEAAANAIFSLTEECETGPDGKKKGQKKAKKSNKSKANQRKNSSKKSNTPQTGNDLSAKIFATMEKHKEVFFVIRLHSVQSAASLGPIQDPDPFINCDLMDGRDAFLTLAREKHYEFSSLRRAKYSTMCMLYELHNQGQDKFVYTCNNCKSHVETRYHCTVCDDFDLCIQCYDKEGHPHKMERLGFDLDDGSSPSDQKQANPQEARKLSIQRCIHSLVHACQCRDANCRLTSCQKMKRVVTHTKVCKRKTNGGCPICKQLIALCCYHAKHCQETKCPVPFCSNIKHKLKQQQLQQRLQQAQLLRRRMAVMNTRTLPQGNAMPGANTVGLSSGGQSVGPGAISPANSMNSSTMANSAMGMQSPHQPGIGLKPGTQTPPPNVLQVVKQVQEEAARQQAPHVGYGKVTPGGGVPGQNMPPPQMRHMEGGNLLPMTQWQRYPGGAAQGIRQPGPQLIQQGQMGQAPMQPNQGGVRPGAGSITNPQNAMQKQALQQLMQTLRSPQSPEQQQQILTILKANPQLMAAFIKQRQQAQLQQASGGGVGGTPPQQLQHILTQQNTAQHPNRLQMQGGMLGQNPGQGLNQGPPNQPLTQQQQQQQWYRNQQLLAMQRQQQQQQQQQQQQQQQQQQQQPFQQPGAPPSYQQRLPAIRQPHMNYNSYPDQQYPPMQGLKPTPPPVPSPQGVMGPPQGGISVQQQQLRSPPPIRSPQPSPSSRPSPSPRNQAVASPRGPQPSPHDMAASEMLLGQNHTGSLHPHASPVGGSNQETGEVPAMTPQDQLSKFVEQL; from the exons ATGGCTGACCATCTCGTCGACGGACCCCCGAACGCCAAACGGCAGAAGCTGGACCCCTTCCAGGGGCCCTCAGACTCCTCAG CTTACTACGGCCCGGCCATGGGGGGTGGTGGACACGAACACGACCAGCACCAGTGGAACATGAGCCACAATCAAA atgTTCTTTCGAACATGGATATGTTCGATCTGGAGAACGACCTTCCTGACGAGTTGATAACGCCGACGTCGTGGCCGATCTCCGACAACATGGGAAACAGCAAACCGCCGCCTCATGGTCCCGGTCCCGGAACAGGGATGCAAAATGGGATCGACAGCGGTGACAACAGTAACAATTTACGCCAACTTCAGCTCAATATGCTCCAGAGCAATAAAGGTTTAATAAGTAACGCACTGGCAATGGCCGGGGGACAATTAGGCAACAAAAGTCCTAATTTACAATCGCCACCCAACGTTTCGGTGGCGAAAGGTAATGTCGTGGATCAAATGAATTTGGGGAGTTTGGCGTCGAGTATTTCGAATAGTGGTGGATTACAGTCAATGGCTAATAATGGAACGTCACCACAAATTATGAGTTCAATTCAAG GGATGAATAATAGTGCCGGTGGTAATATGATTATGACGAATAGTAGTATGAGTACTATGGCGGGAATGGCTGGAGGTGGGTTGGTTGTTAGTAGTACGGTGAATAAACCGTTGGCAAATGCGACGAATATGTTGGCACCGGGACAACCACATCATCCCGGGAACCATACAGTACCTCAACag CCAATGCAAAATGGTCCGATGCTGGGCCGCGTCACAATGCAACATTTGAACGCGCGCGCTCCAGGCCCCCACGGCGTCCATCCACTCGGTACCCGGATGCAAGCCCCGGGTATGATGCAATTGGGCGGCGCTGTGGGCCAAGGAATGCCTGGAAATACTCCTTATTCATATCCCAATGCCGGACCTCAAGGTGTTGCCACACCGCAACCTCACGCTAATAAATTAGGACTTCCTCAAACGAGGTTCGGGGGACCTGGAGGTCCCGTCGGACCGGCCGGAGGCGGCGAAGGTGGAATGGCACCAACTCAATTGCCTGCACCCTCACCTGCCCAACCCCAATCCGGAGCTCCATCCGGAACGCAACCCGGACCGCAAACCGCCACCCAAAACCAGGGAGCGGGACCGCCACCGTCTTCGACGG CAGACCCAGAAAAACGAAAGTTGATCCAACAACAATTAGTGTTGTTACTACACGCACATAAGTGTCAAAGACGAGAGGCGCAAGCCAACGGTGAAGTGTGGCAGTGTAATTTACCGCATTGTAAAACGAtgaaaaacgttttaaatCATATGACGACGTGTAATGCGGGAAAAAGTTGTTCCGTGGCGCATTGTAGTTCCTCGAGACAGATTATAAGTCACTGGAAGCACTGTACGAAAATGGACTGCCCGGTTTGTTTACCATTGAAACAAGCCGATAAAAACCGAAATAATAACCCTAACG CAACGACTAATCCGCCTCAGAGTACTCAGTCGATTAACCCATCGGACATGCGTCGTGCCTACGATGCTCTAGGCATGCAGTGTCCGACGACGGGGGCAGGTACCGCCCCCACGGGTCTCATTCCCAACGCTGGCCCGCAACGCCCTTGCATCCGATTACCCATCGCCGGCGGTCCCAATATGGCCGCTGGTCTGGGAGTCAGAGGGATGGCCCCCGGCGCTGTCCAACCCGCCCCCAACGTTAGTCTACCTCTCGGTAGCGATTCGGCACAAAATACCAACCAAGGAGTGAGTCAAGTCGCCGCGAATCTCCAACAAAGCATTTCGATTTTCGGTCTTTCAAACGACGGCACTGGACAAGGACTCATTGCACCGGGAGGGTTACAAGCCGGTCAGGTGACCGCATCACCAGTTCAAGGGACCAAAGAATGGCACCAGTCGGTCACACCCGATCTCAGAAACCATCTGGTGCATAAATTAGTACAAGCGATTTTTCCAACACCCGATCCACAAGCGATGCTCGATAAGAGAATGCATAATTTAGTAGCCTATGCGCGGAAAGTCGAAGGTGATATGTACGAAATGGCAAACTCGAGATCTGAGTACTATCACCTTCTCGCCGAAAAGatttacaaaattcaaaaagagTTGGAAGAGAAGCGACAAAAAAGAAAGGAACTACAACTACAACAACAGCACACACAACCTCCACAAATACGACCAAATTTGCAAGGAGCCGTTCCCGGAGTCGTCACGAGACCACCTGGGGTTCCTGGAGGTTTACCACAAGGCCAACAACCAGGATTACGTAGCGGTTCTCCCGCATTAGGTAACATGGCCACACTGAACCAAGCCGGAGGTCGCTTATTCCCAGTACAACAAAACCAAAATCAAAGCAATGTCGTGGGACTTCCAGGCCCGAGTCCCACTGCCTCAAATCCGGGATTATCGCCATTCGGCCAACCAATGTCACAAAACAGTAACGCGTCTACGTCAGCAGGTAACCAGTTCGGTACTTCAAACGGACCTGTGAGCCTTCCTCAAGCATCACCAGCGAGCTCGACTCAAAATCAGTTTAACGACTTGATGAAAAATCGTCTCGCACCTTCACCCTCCGCTTTTGGTCTTCAATCtcaaattcaaaatcaaaaccaagtcaataataatttaaatgcgACTCGAATAACGCCAAATTCGGAAACAGTAATGACGCCGCACGCTGCCGGCCCCAAATCGGTGAGTTCGTCGCGGGGGCCGTCACCAGCACCTGCCACCCCCGTGCAATCTTCACCCGCCACCGCAGCCAGTCTGGGTAAAGGCATGTCGAGTGCAGAACGAGCGGCTCAAAATGCACCAAGACAGTCGTCGATGTCGTCTCAGATGGCGGCGATTACGGCGGCACATGATCGCGACGAAGAGTCGCCTTCGCCGCCTCCGAATAGTATCAAGGGGAAATTGGAACAGATGAAAGAGGAGAATTCGATGGACGTTAAGCATATAAAACAAGAAGTTGAAGAAGAACCTGGGCAGAGTGAAGGTGGGAAGAATATAAAGAACGAGATGCAGATGGATATTAAATCAGAAATGAAAACGGAACCAATGGATGATTGTGAAGGAAAAATCAAAGAGGAGGTGTCTGATGGTTCGTTGGACGTAAGGCCTTCCACTTCGGACGGGGCGTTAGTACCGATGGCCTGTAACGTGGAcaagaaaccgaaaaaatgCT tttttaaatttgacgAGCTTCGCCAGAAGTTAATGCCGACTTTGGAGAAACTCTACCGACAAGATCCTGAAAGTCTGCCGTTTAGACAACCGGTAGATCCCCAAACTTTGGGCATACCCGACTACTTTGACATTGTAAAAAGACCAATGGACTTATCTacgatcaaaaagaaactTGATATTGGTCAATATACCGACCCTTGGGAATACGTCGACGACGTTTGGTTGATGTTTGACAACGCGTGGTTGTATAACAGAAAAACTAGCCGGGTTTATCGATATTGTACTAAA TTATCTGAAGTATTTGAAATGGAAATCGATCCGGTGATGCAATCCATGGGTTACTGTTGCGGCAGGAAATACACTTTTAATCCGCAAGTCTTGTGTTGTTACGGAAAGCAATTATGTACAATTCCACGCGACGCCAAATACTACAGTTATCAAAATAG TCTAAAAGCATATGGACTCGGCTCCGACAGATACACCTTCTGCCAGAAGTGCTTCAACGATATCCAAGGCGATACGGTAACCCTAGGCGATGATCCGACCCAAGCGCAAAC GGCGATAAAGAAGGATCAGtttaaagaaatgaaaaacGATCATTTAGAAATGGAAGCTTTCGTCCATTGTACTGACTGCGGGCGAAAACTGCACCAAATTTGCGTACTCTACAACGAAAACATCTGGACGCAAGGTTTCACTTGCGACGAATGTCTAAAGAAAAAAGGTCAGAAACGTCgcgataataaatttaacgCGAAACGACTCCCCGTTACGAAGTTAGGTGTGTACATAGAAACGCGTGTGaataactttttgaaaaagaagGAAGCCGGTGCCGGTGAGGTTTCGATTCGGGTCGTTTCGAGTTCGGAAAAAACAGTCGAAGTGAAACCGGGAATGCGTGGAAAGTTTGTCGAAACGGGCGAACTAGCGTCCGAATTTCCTTACAGAGCGAAAGCTCTATTCGCGTTCGAGGAAATCGACGGCGTGGACGTTTGTTTCTTCGGAATGCACGTCCAGGAATACGGGTCGGAATGTCCGCCGCCAAATACGCGACGCGTGTACATTGCTTACCTCGATTctgtacattttttcaaaccgAGACAGTTTCGAACTGCCGTCTACCATGAGATTTTATTGGGGTACATGGACTATGTGAAACAGTTAGGGTATACTATGGCACACATTTGGGCGTGTCCGCCGTCCGAAGGTGACGATTATATCTTCCATTGTCATCCGGTCGAACAAAAAATCCCCAAACCGAAAAGACTGCAAGACTGGTATAAGAAAATGTTAGACAAAGGGATCATCGAAAGGATAGTTCTCGATTATAAGGATATTTTGAAGCAAGCAATGGAAGATAATTTGAGGTCGGCGGCAGACTTGCCGTATTTCGAGGGAGATTTCTGGCCTAATGTTCTCGAAGAAAGTATAAAAGAACTGGACCAGGAGAAAGAAGAGAAGAGGAAGCAAGCGGAAGCTGCCGAAGCGGCGGCAAATGCG ATATTTTCCTTGACGGAAGAGTGTGAGACTGGTCCCGATGGTAAGAAGAAAGGTCAGAAAAAAGCCAAGAAGAGTAATAAATCGAAAGCGAATCAGAGAAAAAATAGTAGTAAAAAATCGAATACTCCTCAAACGGGTAATGATCTCTCGGCGAAGATCTTCGCAACGATGGAAAAACACAAAGAAGTATTCTTCGTCATAAGGCTACATTCAGTGCAATCGGCGGCGAGTCTTGGG CCGATTCAAGATCCTGATCCGTTTATCAACTGCGATCTGATGGATGGTCGCGACGCTTTCCTTACCCTCGCCCGCGAAAAACACTACGAATTTTCATCACTACGTCGCGCCAAGTACAGTACCATGTGTATGCTGTACGAACTGCACAACCAAGGCCAAGACAAATTTGTTTACACCTGCAATAACTGCAAAAGTCACGTGGAGACGCGCTACCATTGCACCGTCTGTGACGATTTCGATCTCTGCATTCAATGCTACGACAAAGAGGGTCATCCTCACAAAATGGAAAGACTCGGTTTCGATCTCGATGATGGTTCCTCGCCCAGCGATCAAAAACAAGCCAATCCGCAAGAAGCACGAAAACTATCGATACAACGTTGTATCCATTCCCTGGTACACGCGTGTCAATGCAGGGACGCCAACTGCCGACTTACCAGCTGTCAGAAGATGAAACGCGTTGTTACACATACCAAAGTTTGTAAGAGGAAAACGAACGGTGGCTGTCCGATTTGTAAACAATTGATCGCGTTGTGTTGTTACCACGCCAAACACTGCCAAGAGACCAAATGTCCAGTGCCGTTCTGTTCGAATATTAAGCATAAGTTGAAGCAACAGCAGTTGCAGCAGCGGTTGCAACAAGCGCAGTTGTTGCGTCGACGAATGGCCGTGATGAATACGAGGACTTTGCCGCAAGGCAACGCGATGCCGGGCGCTAATACTGTCGGGTTGTCGTCGGGAGGACAATCGGTGGGGCCGGGGGCGATAAGTCCGGCCAACTCGATGAATTCGTCAACGATGGCGAATAGTGCGATGGGAATGCAATCGCCCCATCAGCCGGGCATAGGACTGAAACCGGGGACGCAAACACCACCCCCAAATGTACTACAAGTGGTGAAGCAAGTGCAAGAGGAGGCGGCAAGGCAACAAGCACCCCACGTTGGATACGGGAAAGTGACGCCGGGTGGTGGAGTCCCGGGACAGAACATGCCGCCGCCGCAGATGAGACACATGGAAG GGGGTAATTTATTACCGATGACCCAATGGCAAAGGTATCCAGGCGGTGCCGCTCAAGGTATCCGCCAACCCGGCCCTCAACTCATTCAACAAGGCCAAATGGGTCAAGCCCCCATGCAACCTAATCAAGGTGGTGTCCGTCCCGGCGCCGGGAGCATCACAAATCCACAAAACGCAATGCAAAAACAAGCATTGCAACAATTAATGCAGACTTTACGGTCGCCACAATCGCCCGAACAACAGCAACAAATTTTGACGATACTTAAAGCCAATCCACAATTAATGGCGGCCTTTATTAAACAAAGACAG CAGGCTCAGCTTCAACAAGCGAGCGGTGGGGGTGTTGGAGGTACGCCGCCCCAACAATTGCAGCACATCTTAACCCAGCAGAACACTGCCCAGCACCCGAATCGGCTCCAGATGCAAGGAGGCATGTTGGGTCAGAATCCGGGACAAGGACTGAATCAAGGCCCCCCGAATCAACCTCTGACCCAACAACAACAGCAGCAACAGTGGTACAGAAACCAGCAGTTGTTGGCAATGCAACGGCAGCAGCAGCAACAACAACAGCAGCAACAACaacagcagcagcagcagcaacAACAGCAGCCGTTCCAGCAACCTGGAGCGCCGCCTTCATACCAACAAAGGCTACCGGCGATCCGACAGCCCCACATGAACTACAACTCGTATCCGGATCAGCAGTATCCCCCCATGCAGGGATTAAAACCGACGCCACCGCCCGTGCCGTCGCCCCAAGGTGTGATGGGGCCCCCTCAAGGGGGCATTTCCGTACAGCAGCAACAGTTGAGGAGTCCGCCTCCGATTAGGAGTCCACAGCCGAGTCCGTCGTCGCGGCCGTCGCCGAGTCCGAGGAATCAGGCAGTGGCGAGTCCAAGGGGGCCTCAACCGAGTCCGCACGACATGGCGGCGTCGGAGATGTTACTAGGACAGAACCATACGGGGTCTTTGCATCCCCACGCGTCACcagtcgggggttcgaaccagGAAACGGGCGAAGTGCCGGCGATGACGCCCCAAGACCAGTTGAGTAAGTTCGTTGAACAGCTCTAG